A single window of Syntrophotalea acetylenica DNA harbors:
- a CDS encoding NRDE family protein, which yields MCLIVVAHRAHPDYALVLAANRDEYYRRPTAAAAFWSDAPQVLAGRDLQGGGTWLGVTSQGRWAALTNVRGSRSVSAAPSRGLLVSGYLRGDEAPRNYLERIAAQAHRYAGFNLLAGDSRTLACFSNDDGGLQVLAPGCYGLSNHHLDTPWPKLERAKNRVKKLLARPDFDPGQLWKVLADRHLPPAEALPETGLPGYMERALGAIFVHLPDYGTRCSTVLAITYDGHVSLIERRFGKNGHIEGESPFRFMVHN from the coding sequence ATGTGCCTGATCGTCGTGGCGCACAGAGCGCACCCCGACTATGCCCTGGTGCTCGCGGCCAACCGGGACGAATATTATCGGCGGCCGACGGCCGCCGCCGCATTCTGGTCCGATGCCCCGCAGGTGCTGGCCGGGCGCGATCTGCAGGGCGGAGGCACCTGGCTCGGGGTGACCAGTCAGGGACGCTGGGCGGCCCTGACCAACGTGCGCGGTTCGCGGTCCGTTTCCGCTGCGCCGTCCCGCGGCCTTCTGGTGAGTGGCTATCTGCGGGGCGACGAGGCGCCGCGGAACTACCTGGAACGCATAGCCGCACAGGCCCACCGTTACGCCGGGTTCAACCTGCTGGCTGGAGACAGTCGCACGCTGGCCTGTTTTTCCAATGATGATGGTGGCCTTCAGGTTTTGGCTCCGGGTTGTTATGGGCTCAGCAATCACCATCTGGATACCCCCTGGCCCAAGCTGGAACGGGCCAAAAACCGGGTAAAGAAGCTTTTGGCGCGACCGGATTTTGATCCCGGACAGCTATGGAAAGTGTTGGCCGACCGACATTTACCCCCGGCCGAGGCCTTGCCGGAAACCGGCCTGCCCGGTTATATGGAACGGGCTCTTGGCGCTATTTTTGTGCATTTGCCCGATTACGGAACGCGTTGTTCCACTGTGTTGGCAATCACGTACGACGGCCATGTCAGTCTTATCGAGCGTCGTTTCGGTAAAAATGGCCATATCGAGGGGGAAAGCCCTTTCCGCTTCATGGTGCACAACTGA
- a CDS encoding methyl-accepting chemotaxis protein has translation MRVEITYKFIMGFIIVVASIVALNYLVPAAGLVPHYMEQALSTACALLVGLLLGWIFSKAFTANILVLKTAAGRISGGDLSQTVCLPSNLLPDETAELAESLNLVTVNLRELVGYIRSSSLRVAEEAQGLAAMSQQVMASAHEVNGAVEMISRGAETQSAMVEQASDHFRHMTLTVEQVADAARAAAGAANETMHTAERGGQVVNVAMGKLGQVFDGVEQHGQQMLSFSARVQKIGKVADLITGLSQKTNLLALNASIEAARAGEHGRGFTVVAEEICKLADSSERAMADIMAMIEVLQDESVRIQADLKEHVADMGAGRSAVRRTGQAFEEIVTTAKLAGERAEAISMLSRKQVEEVGKTADVVEEIARVVTENAAASEEASAASEQQSAAMENLALSARSLHALAEDLQGRVSRFQLGLSREQE, from the coding sequence ATGAGAGTTGAAATTACCTACAAATTCATCATGGGGTTCATCATCGTGGTCGCCTCGATCGTGGCTCTGAACTATCTGGTTCCGGCGGCAGGGCTGGTGCCGCATTATATGGAACAGGCTCTTTCGACAGCCTGTGCCCTGCTGGTCGGCCTGTTGCTCGGGTGGATTTTTTCAAAAGCATTCACGGCCAATATTCTCGTTCTTAAAACAGCGGCAGGGCGCATCAGTGGAGGCGATCTTTCCCAGACGGTGTGTCTGCCCAGCAATCTGCTGCCCGACGAAACAGCGGAACTGGCCGAGTCCCTCAATCTGGTGACGGTCAACTTGCGGGAGCTGGTTGGCTATATCCGTTCTTCTTCCTTGAGGGTCGCCGAAGAAGCGCAGGGCCTTGCCGCCATGTCCCAGCAAGTCATGGCTTCGGCCCATGAGGTGAACGGTGCCGTGGAAATGATAAGCCGCGGAGCGGAAACCCAGTCGGCCATGGTGGAACAAGCCTCCGATCACTTCCGGCACATGACCCTGACGGTCGAGCAGGTTGCCGATGCCGCCCGGGCAGCGGCCGGTGCCGCGAATGAAACCATGCACACGGCGGAACGTGGCGGCCAGGTGGTGAATGTCGCCATGGGCAAGCTCGGGCAGGTTTTTGACGGTGTGGAGCAGCACGGCCAGCAGATGCTGTCCTTTAGCGCCCGGGTGCAGAAGATTGGAAAGGTGGCCGATCTCATAACCGGTCTTTCTCAAAAAACCAATCTTCTGGCGCTCAATGCATCCATTGAAGCGGCGCGTGCCGGAGAGCACGGCCGGGGCTTCACCGTAGTTGCCGAGGAAATCTGCAAACTGGCCGATTCGTCGGAACGGGCCATGGCGGATATTATGGCCATGATCGAAGTATTACAGGACGAAAGCGTCCGTATCCAGGCAGATCTGAAAGAACATGTGGCGGACATGGGCGCGGGTCGCTCTGCCGTACGTCGGACAGGCCAGGCGTTTGAAGAGATTGTCACCACGGCCAAGCTTGCCGGGGAGCGGGCGGAGGCCATCAGCATGCTTTCCCGGAAGCAGGTCGAAGAAGTTGGAAAAACGGCCGATGTCGTCGAAGAGATCGCACGCGTGGTTACGGAAAATGCCGCCGCCAGCGAGGAAGCCTCGGCAGCCAGCGAACAACAGTCGGCCGCCATGGAGAATCTGGCTCTGTCGGCCCGAAGCCTTCATGCTCTGGCCGAAGACCTGCAAGGGCGGGTCAGCCGTTTCCAGCTTGGACTTTCGCGGGAACAGGAATGA
- a CDS encoding ATP-dependent DNA helicase yields MVRDLTERAVVAADGRSFVLFTAYGLLRQVHGELAPVLQARGIHCLRQGEENRHRLLKTFAGDPSSVLFGTDSFWEGVDVPGRALEQVIITRLPFKVPTEPVQEARAEAIAAAGGDPFMGYTVPQAVIKFKQGFGRLIRHRADRGVVLILDSRVVNKGYGRMFLRSLPEVPVARGCTEDVMRVLADFLTPPAAEGSPLTPVPA; encoded by the coding sequence ATGGTACGCGACTTGACGGAACGCGCGGTGGTGGCAGCCGATGGCCGCAGCTTCGTGCTTTTCACGGCTTACGGCCTGCTGCGGCAGGTGCATGGCGAGTTGGCGCCAGTGCTGCAGGCACGGGGCATTCACTGTCTGCGCCAGGGGGAGGAAAACCGCCATCGCCTGCTTAAAACCTTTGCCGGGGATCCGTCCAGCGTACTGTTCGGCACCGACTCCTTCTGGGAAGGTGTCGATGTGCCCGGGCGCGCCCTGGAACAGGTCATCATTACACGCCTGCCGTTCAAGGTGCCCACCGAGCCGGTGCAGGAAGCCCGAGCCGAAGCGATTGCGGCGGCGGGCGGTGATCCATTCATGGGATATACCGTGCCGCAGGCCGTGATTAAATTCAAGCAGGGCTTCGGCCGCTTGATCCGTCATCGTGCGGACCGCGGCGTGGTCCTCATTCTTGACAGCCGCGTGGTCAACAAGGGCTATGGGCGGATGTTTTTGCGGTCGCTCCCCGAAGTGCCGGTGGCCAGAGGCTGTACCGAGGATGTCATGCGCGTACTGGCGGATTTTCTGACGCCACCGGCCGCGGAAGGCAGCCCCCTTACACCGGTTCCGGCCTGA
- a CDS encoding LolA family protein produces MHLNFLAPMAFLLALIGLVAPCAQAAQTSLETVVAALQKPFQPTTRQNRIRDFQARFTQEAYLGSLDQLQTASGRVVVSFADQQTPVARFRWEYLQPDPQLIVSDGRTLWVYVPENRQVIESPVPAGAQAGEDNPLAFLTDLGNLSRQFTISWGSPRKSPEGHFRLVLQPRQPSAYIEKLAVEVDKNVVAGKTGYPLLTATLFGTGDNRTTVRFSEVSLNRSPAPSLYRFSPPPGTEIIRPGKGTAFEP; encoded by the coding sequence ATGCATCTGAACTTTCTGGCGCCAATGGCGTTCCTGTTGGCACTGATCGGGCTGGTCGCACCCTGCGCTCAGGCCGCGCAGACCAGCCTGGAGACCGTTGTTGCCGCATTGCAGAAGCCGTTTCAGCCGACAACCCGGCAGAACCGCATTCGGGATTTTCAGGCCCGCTTCACCCAGGAAGCCTATCTGGGATCCCTGGATCAATTGCAGACCGCCAGCGGACGGGTGGTGGTGAGCTTCGCCGACCAGCAGACGCCAGTGGCTCGTTTTCGTTGGGAATACCTGCAACCGGATCCGCAACTGATCGTTTCCGATGGCCGTACGCTCTGGGTTTATGTTCCCGAAAACCGGCAGGTTATCGAGTCTCCCGTGCCGGCAGGCGCACAGGCCGGAGAGGACAATCCGCTGGCTTTCCTTACCGATCTGGGCAATCTGTCCCGCCAGTTCACCATAAGCTGGGGTTCCCCACGGAAAAGCCCGGAGGGGCATTTCCGGCTGGTTCTGCAACCGCGGCAACCGTCCGCGTATATCGAGAAGCTGGCGGTGGAGGTGGATAAAAACGTGGTGGCCGGCAAAACGGGCTATCCGCTGCTGACGGCAACCCTTTTCGGCACCGGCGACAACCGCACCACCGTGCGTTTCAGCGAGGTCTCTCTCAACCGATCCCCGGCACCTTCCTTATACCGGTTCAGTCCGCCACCTGGCACGGAAATCATACGGCCCGGCAAGGGCACAGCCTTCGAGCCATGA
- a CDS encoding chemotaxis protein CheW yields MNQTLLLTSGSSLFGLAVKDVAEVLDPRPVYPVPRAPSWVLGAVGRHDRVLPVIDLACLHGTRQGEKGQIVVLDGGRLSLAVTVVHGLTQRGFGMPGALHLPWVVEMFICSRGLAGLIDPGALTDFLKQSLLATRCFFGDSLAAWEGR; encoded by the coding sequence ATGAATCAGACTCTGCTTCTGACATCGGGATCATCGCTGTTCGGCCTTGCTGTGAAGGATGTAGCAGAGGTTCTCGATCCCCGGCCGGTATATCCGGTGCCGCGGGCGCCGTCATGGGTGCTGGGGGCGGTTGGCCGGCACGACAGGGTGTTGCCGGTGATCGATCTGGCATGCCTGCACGGAACCCGCCAGGGGGAGAAGGGGCAGATCGTGGTGTTGGACGGGGGGCGCCTGTCCCTGGCGGTCACCGTGGTGCATGGCCTGACGCAGCGCGGGTTTGGGATGCCGGGCGCCCTGCATCTTCCCTGGGTGGTTGAAATGTTCATCTGTTCCCGGGGTCTGGCCGGCCTGATCGACCCCGGTGCCTTGACGGATTTTCTGAAACAGAGTCTGCTCGCCACCCGTTGCTTTTTCGGCGATTCGCTGGCGGCCTGGGAGGGCCGATGA
- the thiL gene encoding thiamine-phosphate kinase has translation MRLSELGEFGFIERIRAAAVTGEGVCHGIGDDCAVLELPRGERLLTSKDLLIEGIHFQRCWTDSRRLGRKSVSVNVSDIAAMGGRPRHLYLGLGVPADFPVEELQLFMDGFLEAAAEYGACLVGGDTCRSPGPLLISVTAEGAVAAGREVRRAGAAPGQAIYVSGTLGDSALALHRHTAGQPLDPWLASRHHDPVARVALGKALSENGLARAMIDVSDGLLADLGHILKASNVGAMLEESCLPLSGPFQSALALEPQLLPLALSGGEDYELLFAAQPEQEGALQALANQLAVPITRIGTIIPAGEGLCLRNAAGEVRAADRRGFNHFAGG, from the coding sequence ATGAGACTTTCGGAGCTTGGCGAGTTCGGTTTCATTGAACGTATCCGTGCCGCTGCAGTAACCGGCGAGGGGGTCTGTCACGGCATCGGCGACGATTGTGCGGTTCTTGAATTGCCTCGTGGCGAGCGTCTTCTGACCAGCAAGGATCTGCTCATCGAGGGAATCCATTTCCAGCGTTGCTGGACCGACAGCCGTCGTCTGGGCCGCAAAAGTGTGTCGGTCAACGTCAGCGATATCGCGGCTATGGGTGGTCGGCCGCGCCATCTCTACCTTGGCCTCGGGGTTCCGGCTGACTTCCCGGTGGAAGAACTGCAATTGTTCATGGATGGTTTTCTTGAGGCCGCCGCGGAATACGGAGCCTGCCTGGTTGGCGGCGATACCTGCCGCTCCCCGGGACCGCTGCTGATCAGCGTGACCGCCGAAGGCGCGGTTGCGGCAGGCCGGGAGGTACGCCGTGCCGGTGCTGCGCCGGGACAGGCCATATACGTCTCCGGCACCCTGGGAGACAGTGCCCTGGCTTTGCATCGGCATACCGCCGGCCAACCGCTCGACCCCTGGCTTGCCTCCCGACATCACGATCCCGTGGCCCGCGTTGCCCTGGGGAAAGCTCTGTCGGAAAACGGTCTGGCCCGCGCCATGATCGATGTGTCCGATGGCCTGCTTGCCGACCTTGGGCATATTCTGAAGGCGTCGAATGTCGGTGCCATGCTGGAAGAATCCTGCCTGCCTCTTTCCGGGCCTTTCCAGTCTGCCCTGGCGTTGGAACCGCAGCTCTTGCCGCTCGCCCTGAGCGGTGGCGAAGATTATGAGCTGCTGTTTGCCGCGCAGCCGGAACAGGAGGGTGCCTTGCAGGCTCTGGCCAATCAACTGGCGGTGCCGATTACCCGAATCGGCACCATAATTCCGGCTGGCGAAGGGTTGTGCCTGCGCAATGCTGCCGGGGAGGTGCGGGCGGCCGATCGCCGAGGTTTCAATCATTTTGCCGGGGGCTGA
- the lon gene encoding endopeptidase La, with protein MESPKEKTLQQPIRDFDIPARVPLLPVRDAVVFPHMILPLFIGRSQSLAAVEQALAGDRMIMLAAQKELGQEDPTADDIYSIGSLALIMRSFKLPDGRSKILVQGLAKARIVDYLADSPCFTVTIETLEEPVAAAADLEVEALMRSVREQLTELQGLGRTFPNDMLVAAENIEDPGSLADVVASNLGLKVAIAQQLLEETGASSRLQRVNDLLVRELELVTTQHRIQSQARDEMGRSQREFFLREQLRAIQAELGEADAKAEDLLELRAQLDKARLPADVGKEARKQLQRLETMPVEAAEYSMLRTYLEWLAELPWQTGTRDSIDLAGSRVILDEDHYDLEKVKERILEFLAVCKLKKKLKGPVLCFVGPPGVGKTSLGKSIARALGRKFVRVSLGGLRDEAEIRGHRRTYVGALPGRIIQAMKQAGSNNPVFMLDELDKVGGADFRGDPSSALLELLDPEQNHAFSDHYIHLPFDLSKVLFIATANVLDSVPSALRDRLEVIRLAGYSAEQKLAIARRYLIPRQLEANGLQTGDLDFSNNALHRVITEYTAEAGLRNLEREIGSICRKIARRRAEGNSRPVRVSGATVATYLGPPRFADEDKLGCHETGVATGLAWTEVGGQILHVEASAMPGSGQLHLTGQLGTVMKESAQAALSYARAHAEQYGIDPDFHHKIDVHVHVPAGAIPKDGPSAGVTMLTALVSILSRRPVNREVAMTGEITLRGQVLPVGGVKEKLLAAVRAGMQVVVLPRRNQKDLADVPAAMKRKLRLVFADRVEDVLAAALEERA; from the coding sequence CTGGAATCGCCCAAGGAGAAAACCTTGCAACAGCCCATTCGAGATTTTGATATTCCTGCCCGGGTGCCTTTGCTGCCAGTGCGGGACGCCGTCGTTTTTCCACATATGATTCTGCCCCTGTTTATCGGCCGCAGTCAGTCGCTTGCCGCTGTCGAACAGGCTTTGGCCGGGGATCGCATGATCATGCTTGCCGCCCAGAAGGAACTCGGGCAGGAAGATCCCACCGCTGACGATATTTATTCCATCGGCAGCCTGGCCTTGATCATGCGATCTTTCAAGCTGCCCGATGGACGCAGCAAGATTCTCGTTCAGGGTCTTGCCAAGGCGCGAATTGTCGACTATCTGGCCGACTCGCCCTGCTTTACCGTGACCATCGAAACGCTGGAAGAGCCGGTCGCAGCGGCAGCGGACCTTGAGGTCGAGGCCCTGATGCGCAGCGTTCGCGAACAGCTGACCGAATTGCAGGGTCTGGGCCGCACCTTTCCCAACGATATGCTGGTTGCCGCGGAAAATATCGAGGATCCCGGCAGCCTGGCTGACGTGGTGGCCAGCAATCTCGGGCTCAAGGTCGCGATCGCACAGCAGTTGCTGGAAGAAACCGGAGCGTCGAGTCGGCTGCAGCGGGTCAACGATCTTCTGGTCCGGGAACTGGAGCTGGTAACCACCCAGCACCGCATCCAGAGCCAGGCCCGTGACGAGATGGGCCGTTCCCAGCGGGAATTTTTCCTGCGCGAGCAGCTGCGGGCGATTCAGGCCGAACTCGGCGAAGCCGATGCCAAAGCGGAGGACCTGCTGGAACTGCGGGCCCAGCTCGACAAGGCGCGATTGCCCGCCGATGTCGGCAAGGAGGCCCGCAAACAGCTGCAGCGCCTGGAAACCATGCCGGTCGAAGCGGCCGAGTATTCCATGCTGCGCACCTACCTGGAATGGCTGGCCGAACTTCCCTGGCAGACCGGAACCCGTGACAGCATCGATCTGGCCGGGTCCCGCGTCATTCTTGACGAGGATCACTACGATCTGGAAAAGGTCAAGGAACGTATTCTGGAATTTCTGGCGGTGTGCAAGCTCAAAAAGAAACTGAAAGGCCCGGTGCTGTGTTTTGTCGGCCCGCCGGGGGTCGGAAAGACCAGCCTCGGTAAATCGATAGCCCGCGCCCTGGGTCGCAAATTTGTGCGCGTTTCCCTCGGCGGATTGCGCGATGAGGCGGAGATTCGCGGCCATCGGCGCACCTATGTGGGCGCCCTGCCCGGGCGTATCATTCAGGCAATGAAGCAGGCCGGCAGCAACAACCCGGTTTTCATGCTGGATGAACTGGATAAGGTCGGCGGCGCCGATTTCCGTGGCGACCCGTCCTCGGCGTTGCTGGAATTGCTCGATCCCGAGCAGAATCATGCTTTTTCCGACCATTACATCCATTTGCCCTTTGATCTTTCCAAGGTTCTGTTTATCGCCACGGCCAACGTTCTCGACAGCGTCCCTTCAGCGCTCAGGGATCGCCTGGAAGTGATACGCCTGGCCGGTTACAGTGCCGAGCAGAAACTTGCCATAGCCCGACGCTACCTGATTCCCAGACAGTTGGAGGCCAACGGTTTACAAACGGGCGATCTTGATTTTTCAAACAACGCTCTGCATCGCGTGATAACCGAATATACCGCCGAGGCCGGCTTGCGAAACCTGGAACGGGAAATCGGCAGTATCTGCCGCAAAATCGCGCGACGACGGGCCGAGGGTAATTCGCGCCCGGTGCGGGTGAGCGGCGCCACGGTGGCCACCTATCTTGGTCCGCCCCGGTTTGCTGACGAGGACAAGCTGGGTTGCCACGAGACAGGCGTGGCTACCGGACTGGCCTGGACCGAAGTTGGCGGTCAGATTCTGCATGTCGAGGCCAGCGCCATGCCCGGTAGCGGCCAACTGCATCTGACCGGTCAACTTGGCACGGTTATGAAGGAAAGCGCCCAGGCCGCCCTCAGCTATGCCCGGGCCCATGCCGAGCAATACGGCATCGATCCCGATTTTCACCACAAGATCGATGTGCACGTTCATGTTCCGGCCGGTGCCATCCCGAAGGATGGCCCGAGCGCCGGCGTCACGATGCTTACCGCGCTGGTTTCGATTCTCTCCCGGCGACCGGTCAATCGTGAGGTGGCCATGACCGGAGAAATCACTCTGCGTGGCCAGGTGTTGCCCGTCGGCGGGGTCAAGGAGAAGCTTCTGGCCGCAGTGCGGGCCGGCATGCAGGTCGTGGTGCTGCCACGGCGCAACCAGAAGGATCTGGCGGATGTGCCCGCGGCGATGAAGCGCAAGCTGCGGCTGGTTTTTGCCGACCGGGTGGAGGATGTCCTGGCGGCGGCCCTGGAGGAAAGGGCATGA
- a CDS encoding class I SAM-dependent methyltransferase, producing the protein MANDWNQIWRERAHSERNPDPWLVRSLHLLPPAGRVLDLACGRGRNALYLAMRGYRVTAVDASAEALAQVDAEARRRGLHIDTLQQNMEDCPILDLPPFDVVMQFFYLQRSLLPELRRLVRPGGFMIVRTFSRAGAFPGGPGNPAFALDPGELPKLLDGWQILMHEEGIDQAHRGGSLAGVVARRPLPEACGRCA; encoded by the coding sequence ATGGCCAATGACTGGAATCAAATCTGGCGGGAACGGGCCCACAGCGAACGTAATCCCGACCCCTGGCTTGTGCGGAGCCTGCACCTGTTGCCGCCGGCCGGTCGGGTGCTTGATCTGGCCTGCGGGCGCGGGCGCAATGCGCTGTATTTGGCCATGCGAGGGTATCGGGTGACAGCGGTCGATGCCTCCGCCGAGGCCCTGGCGCAGGTCGATGCCGAGGCGCGGCGGCGCGGCCTGCATATCGATACGTTGCAGCAGAATATGGAAGACTGCCCCATCCTGGATTTGCCGCCGTTTGATGTCGTTATGCAGTTCTTTTATCTGCAGCGCTCCCTGTTGCCCGAACTGCGGCGACTGGTGCGTCCGGGCGGATTTATGATCGTGCGCACTTTCAGCCGCGCGGGGGCGTTCCCCGGGGGGCCGGGGAATCCGGCTTTTGCTCTCGATCCCGGAGAATTGCCGAAATTGCTCGATGGCTGGCAGATACTGATGCACGAGGAGGGAATCGACCAGGCCCATCGAGGCGGAAGCCTTGCCGGTGTCGTGGCACGCCGACCGCTGCCGGAAGCGTGTGGCAGATGTGCCTGA
- the rfaD gene encoding ADP-glyceromanno-heptose 6-epimerase, with protein MIIVTGGAGFIGSNIVQALNARGRDDLLVVDDLTDGTKFANLADARLHDYLDKDEFLTRISSKEVFGERVDAIIHQGACSTTTEWDGRYMMQTNYAYSKALLHYCLERRIPFLYASSAATYGGGQVFREEPQFERPLNVYGYSKALFDQYVRRFLPQARSQVSGFRYFNVYGPREQHKGSMASVAFHLRNQLQKDGRVRLFEGCDGFGDGEQRRDFVYVGDVVDVNLWFLDHPEVSGIYNVGTGRSQTFNDVAHAVLKAHNHGELQYVPFPEHLKGHYQSFTEADLSRLRAAGYDGCFRTVEQGVALYMEWLQQNG; from the coding sequence ATGATCATTGTCACCGGCGGCGCCGGTTTTATTGGCAGCAACATTGTTCAGGCTCTCAATGCGCGGGGGCGCGACGACCTGCTGGTTGTCGACGACCTGACCGACGGCACCAAGTTTGCCAATCTTGCTGATGCGCGGTTGCATGACTATCTGGACAAGGATGAATTTCTGACCCGCATCTCCTCCAAAGAGGTCTTCGGCGAGCGCGTCGATGCCATCATTCATCAGGGCGCCTGTTCCACCACCACCGAGTGGGATGGCCGCTACATGATGCAGACCAACTATGCCTATTCCAAGGCGCTGCTGCACTATTGCCTGGAGCGGCGCATTCCTTTTCTGTATGCCTCCAGCGCGGCAACCTATGGGGGTGGGCAGGTGTTTCGCGAGGAACCTCAGTTCGAGCGGCCGCTCAACGTGTATGGCTATTCCAAGGCGCTGTTTGACCAGTACGTGCGGCGTTTTCTTCCGCAGGCCCGCAGTCAGGTGTCGGGTTTCCGCTATTTCAACGTCTACGGCCCCCGCGAGCAGCACAAAGGGAGTATGGCCAGCGTTGCTTTTCATTTGCGCAATCAGCTGCAAAAGGATGGCCGTGTCAGGTTGTTCGAAGGCTGCGACGGCTTCGGCGACGGGGAGCAGCGCCGGGATTTCGTTTATGTGGGGGACGTTGTGGATGTCAACCTCTGGTTCCTCGATCATCCTGAAGTCTCCGGGATTTACAACGTCGGTACCGGCCGCAGCCAGACCTTCAACGATGTCGCGCATGCGGTACTGAAGGCACACAACCACGGCGAACTGCAGTATGTGCCGTTTCCCGAGCATCTCAAGGGGCACTACCAGAGTTTTACCGAAGCGGATCTGAGCCGCCTGCGCGCGGCCGGTTACGATGGGTGCTTTCGTACCGTGGAACAGGGTGTGGCGCTTTATATGGAGTGGCTGCAGCAAAACGGCTAG
- a CDS encoding chemotaxis protein CheA, producing MMAQEYKQIFLAESQEHLLNARTWLSVLAGDPQNRQVLDDLFRCLHSIKGMAASLGYRRMADMAHVMEDGLDRLRRSDSLPKEALGQLYRGLDYLDGKLTDAAAGKPDAADGTDGDGSRGATLHALVIRMPGASCCQWLLLLNELMRLGNLEVCRPDPDAIAGGILPQELEVELRGVVDREQIERRCRKIHENLRITDSTKSISMPALSLQQGVGESTVRIATQVLDRLAGLSGELLTVRHRLQEALRLGQPEAIEGSCQQLDHLLAVLRRQVLDARMVPLETITAPLFRQVRESCRVTGKKIRLNLIGTEVRLDRAILEALSEPLLHMVRNAVDHGIEDSGTITIAARRDHDRITLDVSDDGRGFDMTELVRRARQEGLLPPSREAKLDADQMLKVLCLPGFTTSAAITETSGRGIGMDVVRHTVDKLGGSLEILSGPGEGASFRFILPLTVAILPVLLVESAGRTLGLPLMWIEKTMEVPRQALHPANGGYVADLGPRQLPVFPLAGLLGLSPASKPCASTVVCELRGGHAGLAVDTIIGQKEVYVKPLLFPLDCVPGLTGSTILGDGRVIFLLDPGSLLSSQHGVVFQGETSCI from the coding sequence ATGATGGCGCAGGAGTACAAGCAGATTTTTCTGGCGGAAAGTCAGGAGCATCTGCTCAACGCCAGGACCTGGCTTTCGGTACTGGCAGGTGACCCTCAAAACCGGCAGGTGCTCGATGACCTGTTTCGTTGCCTGCATTCCATCAAGGGCATGGCAGCCAGTCTCGGTTATCGACGCATGGCGGACATGGCGCATGTCATGGAAGATGGTCTTGATCGTTTGCGCCGTTCAGACAGTCTGCCAAAGGAGGCTCTTGGACAGTTGTACCGGGGGCTCGATTATCTCGACGGTAAGCTGACCGACGCGGCGGCCGGCAAGCCGGATGCCGCCGATGGCACCGACGGCGATGGTTCGCGTGGGGCGACCCTTCATGCACTGGTGATCCGCATGCCGGGCGCCAGCTGCTGTCAATGGCTTTTGTTGCTCAACGAGTTGATGCGGCTGGGAAACCTGGAAGTCTGCCGGCCCGACCCTGACGCCATCGCCGGGGGGATCCTGCCGCAGGAGTTGGAAGTTGAGTTGCGTGGGGTTGTTGACCGGGAACAGATTGAGCGCCGCTGCCGAAAGATCCATGAGAATCTGCGAATAACAGATAGCACGAAATCGATATCGATGCCGGCCTTGTCCCTGCAACAGGGTGTCGGCGAGAGCACGGTGCGCATCGCGACCCAGGTGCTGGACCGCTTGGCAGGACTGAGCGGAGAGCTTCTGACAGTGCGTCACCGACTGCAAGAGGCGCTGCGCCTCGGGCAGCCGGAGGCGATTGAAGGCAGCTGCCAGCAACTCGACCATTTGCTTGCCGTGTTGCGCCGGCAGGTGCTTGATGCGCGCATGGTGCCGCTGGAAACGATCACAGCGCCGCTTTTCCGGCAGGTCAGGGAATCGTGCCGCGTCACGGGAAAAAAAATCCGCCTCAACCTGATCGGCACCGAAGTGCGGCTGGACCGGGCTATTCTGGAAGCCCTATCCGAACCGCTGCTGCACATGGTTCGCAATGCTGTGGATCACGGGATTGAAGACAGCGGCACCATCACCATCGCGGCGCGTCGCGACCATGACCGGATAACCCTTGATGTCAGTGACGACGGGCGCGGCTTCGATATGACGGAGCTGGTTCGTCGTGCCCGCCAGGAAGGTCTGCTGCCGCCATCCCGGGAAGCGAAGCTGGACGCCGACCAGATGCTCAAAGTCCTCTGCCTGCCGGGCTTCACGACCTCTGCGGCCATTACCGAAACCTCCGGTCGTGGCATTGGCATGGATGTGGTTCGTCATACCGTCGACAAGCTCGGCGGTTCGCTCGAAATTCTTTCCGGACCGGGCGAGGGAGCCAGCTTTCGCTTCATCCTGCCGCTGACCGTTGCCATTTTACCGGTTCTTTTGGTGGAATCGGCAGGGAGGACGCTGGGCTTGCCGCTGATGTGGATTGAAAAAACCATGGAGGTGCCACGACAGGCTTTGCATCCCGCCAATGGAGGATATGTCGCCGACCTGGGGCCGCGGCAACTGCCGGTTTTTCCTCTCGCCGGATTGCTGGGGCTTTCCCCGGCCTCGAAGCCTTGCGCATCGACGGTCGTCTGCGAATTAAGAGGCGGGCATGCCGGTCTTGCGGTGGACACGATCATCGGGCAGAAGGAGGTCTACGTCAAACCATTGCTTTTCCCGCTGGATTGCGTCCCGGGATTGACCGGTTCCACCATTCTGGGGGATGGTCGTGTAATATTTTTGCTCGACCCAGGCAGCCTGCTGTCGAGCCAACACGGGGTAGTTTTTCAAGGAGAGACATCATGCATCTGA